From Eptesicus fuscus isolate TK198812 chromosome 22, DD_ASM_mEF_20220401, whole genome shotgun sequence, a single genomic window includes:
- the LOC103291358 gene encoding disintegrin and metalloproteinase domain-containing protein 30 isoform X2: MRSVRALVSQGQWLPVLVLALLLVDSLGEDFRVHPEWGSDSYEITIPRKLSFRGGEQGVTRRMSYLLQVQGQKHVLHLWPKRFLLPRHLQVFSYTEQGALVEDHPYIPRDCSYAGVVEGAEGSEATVSTCAGGLRGILKINAKYYQMEPLRASSRFEHALYLLKDEGEFQDRICGFSDDETEEQMAQPDVMARYSDT; the protein is encoded by the exons TCCTGGCGTTGCTCCTGGTTGACTCCCTCGGCGAGGACTTCCGTGTTCACCCGGAGTGGGGGTCTGACTCCTATGAAATCACCATCCCCAGAAAGCTCAGCTtccggggaggggagcagggggtgaCCAGACGCATGTCCTACCTCCTGCAGGTCCAAGGCCAGAAGCATGTCCTCCACCTGTGGCCCAAGCGGTTTCTGCTGCCCCGGCACCTGCAGGTTTTCTCCTACACAGAACAGGGCGCACTCGTGGAGGATCACCCCTACATCCCCAGGGACTGCAGCTATGCGGGCGTGGTGGAGGGAGCTGAGGGTTCTGAAGCCACTGTCAGTACCTGCGCGGGGGGCCTCCGGGGCATATTGAAAATCAATGCCAAATATTACCAAATGGAGCCCCTCAGGGCCTCCTCCCGTTTTGAACATGCCCTGTATCTCCTGAAGGACGAGGGGGAATTTCAGGATCGGATCTGTGGCTTCAGTGATGATGAAACGGAAGAGCAGATGGCCCAGCCGGACGTCATGGCCCGATATA GCGACACATAG
- the LOC103291358 gene encoding disintegrin and metalloproteinase domain-containing protein 30 isoform X1: protein MHQKYYELGMVFDHERFVFSNSNLTDITNDAILVTSIMDTYFQELRTRIMLRALEVWSEQDRVDVNFSTLQEALGQFLIYQRNILSRQFQVDWSQLFIKRHYIDAVAWSWGIVCTKRYAGSVCVFPDTSILGPATWSAHNIGHSLGMLHDGPTCRCNGRRNCIMGTGRFGFSNCSIIHFFNHVHKEANCLNNIPGEDYVVKRCGNKIVEDEEECDCGSLEDCENDLCCEPGCRLRPGASCSIGLCCHQCHFRPSGYMCRQEENECDLAEYCDGTSSFCPNDTYKQDGTPCKYSARCFQKGCHSVYMQCQSLFGSDAREAPTECFEAVNSIGDQYGNCGIIGAGNYKKCTTKNAICGRVQCINVETLPDLPDHTSIVSTHLEDENLMCWGVGYRLSLIPMGIPDLGVIYDGTSCGKDRICVNTTCLNISILKFDCVPEKCNHRGYCNNNRNCHCMYGWAPPLCEEQGRHIGSYLSPEEIKPKGKEEPPKDVKPKEKEEPPADTEGKKPPAKKGKKKKKKGSKKPSVTH, encoded by the exons ATGCACCAAAAATATTATGAACTCGGCATGGTCTTTGATCATGAGAGATTTGTGTTTTCAAATTCCAATCTCACGGATATCACAAATGATGCCATTCTTGTGACTTCGATTATGGACACTTACTTTCAGGAACTCCGTACGAGAATAATGCTGCGTGCGCTTGAAGTGTGGTCAGAGCAAGACAGAGTCGATGTTAATTTTTCAACGTTACAGGAAGCGTTAGGCCAGTTTTTGATATACCAAAGAAATATCCTAAGTCGTCAGTTTCAAGTAGATTGGTCACAACTGTTCATTAAAAGACATTACATTGATGCGGTTGCCTGGTCCTGGGGGATAGTGTGCACCAAGAGGTATGCAGGATCTGTCTGTGTTTTTCCAGACACAAGCATCCTTGGGCCTGCCACTTGGAGTGCCCATAACATTGGCCATAGTTTGGGAATGCTCCACGATGGACCCACCTGCAGGTGTAACGGTCGGCGGAATTGCATCATGGGCACCGGCCGGTTTGGGTTTAGCAACTGTAGCATCATTCATTTTTTCAACCACGTCCACAAAGAAGCAAACTGTCTAAATAATATCCCAGGAGAAGATTATGTGGTGAAGAGATGTGGAAACAAAATTGTGGAAGACGAGGAGGAGTGTGATTGTGGCTCCTTAGAGGACTGCGAAAACGATCTTTGCTGCGAACCGGGTTGCCGCTTGAGGCCTGGTGCCAGCTGTAGCATTGGACTGTGCTGCCACCAATGTCACTTTCGTCCCTCTGGCTATATGTGTCGGCAGGAGGAAAACGAATGCGACCTCGCTGAGTACTGCGATGGGACCTCCAGTTTCTGCCCCAATGACACGTATAAGCAGGATGGCACCCCGTGCAAGTACAGCGCCCGCTGTTTCCAGAAGGGGTGTCATTCTGTGTATATGCAGTGCCAGAGCCTCTTTGGATCCGACGCCCGGGAGGCTCCCACTGAGTGCTTTGAAGCAGTGAACTCAATAGGGGATCAGTATGGGAACTGTGGTATCATAGGAGCTGGCAACTATAAGAAGTGTACCACCAAGAACGCCATCTGTGGCAGGGTGCAGTGTATCAACGTCGAAACCCTCCCTGACCTGCCCGATCACACGAGTATCGTGTCTACTCATCTGGAAGATGAAAACCTGATGTGCTGGGGCGTCGGCTACCGTCTGTCCTTGATCCCCATGGGGATCCCTGACCTGGGTGTGATCTATGATGGCACCTCCTGTGGCAAGGACCGGATATGTGTGAACACAACGTGTCTTAACATCTCAATCCTGAAGTTTGACTGTGTGCCCGAGAAGTGCAACCACAGAGGCTATTGCAACAACAACAGGAACTGCCACTGCATGTACGGCTGGGCGCCTCCACTCTGCGAGGAGCAAGG GCGACACATAGGAAGCTATTTAAGTCCCGAAGAGATAAAacccaaaggaaaagaagagcCACCCAAAGACGTAAAACCCAAAGAGAAAGAAGAGCCACCGGCGGACACTGAAGGGAAAAAACCCCCagcaaaaaaagggaaaaaaaagaagaaaaagggatcCAAGAAGCCGTCAGTCACTCATTAA